The Kiritimatiellia bacterium genome includes a window with the following:
- a CDS encoding outer membrane protein assembly factor BamE, producing MKAGAIICIAWITIFLTGCETPSSKIGRLRLGMTPEEVRDQLGEPTAIRAAKVFEGGETQMVWEYLSGFSFRPKDYWVFFENDRVVQWGEPGDFLSRQNVIEDYRPVKTAR from the coding sequence GTGAAAGCGGGGGCCATCATCTGCATTGCTTGGATCACCATCTTTCTAACCGGTTGTGAAACACCATCTTCCAAAATTGGCCGATTGCGCCTGGGCATGACACCCGAAGAGGTTCGTGACCAACTGGGTGAGCCCACGGCTATTAGGGCCGCCAAGGTGTTCGAAGGTGGGGAAACTCAGATGGTATGGGAATACCTCTCGGGTTTTTCCTTTCGGCCGAAAGATTACTGGGTGTTTTTCGAGAACGACCGGGTGGTGCAATGGGGGGAACCGGGCGACTTTCTAAGCCGGCAAAACGTGATCGAGGATTATCGGCCCGTCAAGACGGCTCGCTAG